One Algoriphagus sp. Y33 genomic window, TTTCAGCCGTTCGATCTCAAGACTGTGTTTTTGCTTTTCAGACAGGACATGCAGATAATAAGCGAGAAAATAATAAAATGAGCTAAGCAGAAAAGCTCTGAAAAACATGATGAAATATCTTTTGATGCCGGGTGCGGCTGCTTGTTGGAGCATGTAGCCAGTGAAGTGGTTGAAAGCCCAATCTTCGATAATACCCAACAAAGCGGTGACGGCGATGCACGCAGCAATAAGAATCTTCGATTCTAAGAACCACATTCTTTTGGTGTTGTTCAGCAATGCATTCATGGCCACCCATATTGAGATATTATAGACAAAGGTATATACAAGGCTAAGCGCATGTAAATGCCATCCCGCATCGGTCGTGAGCGTAATCCGAAAAGAAAGGGTAATCAGCGACAGTGCAGCGGCAATACCAAAACCAAATTTCCAATTGATATTTTTCACAAAGGCAAATTTAAACCATTACATAACAGATCAATCAGGAAAAGTTCGTAAGGCGGGCAGGTTGGCTTCCGAAGCGGGCATTTCTGATTTGTAAAAATGGCATAGTGTAGTTAGGCTGTACTTTAATAGGGAGTTTCAATTGGACTTGCAACCTGACGGTTTAGGAAATCTGCCCGTCTCCCCTTGTGTTTTGCCCGCTTCATGCAAAATGTACTTTTAGACTTGCGGGTACCTCTGCTGCTTTGCACAGGGAAAATCAGAACCAGGTCAGCAATTCTTCTTTCAGCAACTTGGGAGTCGTTCTTCAAAAAAAGGCAAATGAAATTGGGTAGGACCGAAGCGACTCACAGGGGAAGATCATAAACAACACGAGATCCCATCAGGCCCTTACAAATGAAATTAATAGGACATGAAATATAAAATTCTTTTCATCCTTCTTGCAGGTTTGATAAGTGATAGTCAAGCGCAAGACCATTTCTCACTTCTTCAGAGTATAGAATATACCCTGAAGCATCATCCCTCTCAGGCGGTGTACACTAACAATGTTGGCATTGCAGAGGCCAAAAGCGCTCAAACGGTGGCGGGTTATCTGCCACAGGTTTCTGGGTCAGCTACTTTCACAGATAACCTGAAGTTGCAAACTAATGTGTTGCCTGCTGGGATATTTGGTCCCGAACCGGAAGAAATACAGTTTGGAACCAAGTACAACAGTAATCTGGGCATCGATGTAAGCCAAACACTTTACGACCCACAGAAAATTGTCGGAATCAGAGGGAACGAACCCTATATAGCCGTATCTCGCGTACAACAAGAGCATAATAACGAGGATCTCGCTTACAACACGGCAAAAGCCTATTTCCAGGTGTTAATCTATGAAGAGCAAATAGCCATACAGACAGCGAATAAAATCAAGTACGAAGAAATGGTAAAAACCCTGCAGTACCAATTTGAAAAAGGTACTGTGCTTGAAAAGGATGTCGATCGGGTTAGGGTTAATCTGAATGCTGCCAACTATCAATTGGAAGATGCTAAGACAAGACGTCGATTAGCTGTAAACACTTTAAAAAATGCGATGGGTCTGCCCCTTGATGCTGACCTGGCAATAATAGATTCGATCAACTATGGGCAGTTTGCTGAACACAACGTGGACGAGGTTTTTGAATTGGAGGCTTTAACAGAGGTAAAGATAGGGGAAAAGTTGATCGAACTTCAGCAGGTGAACTTGCTGGCGAAGCAGGCAAGTTACCTACCTTCCATCAGCTTTTTCAGTAAAATCGCAGCACAGTCACTTGCCAATGATTTTTCGGATGCTTTCTCGTCATGGAAGGGTTTTTCCTATGTGGGACTATCGGTCAGCGTACCGATTTTCAGTGGTTTCCGCCGCCAGAGCCAAGTTAAAGAAGAGCGGCTAAAGCTTGAGAATGAAAAGTATAATTTCCAGATCAGGGAACAGTCCTACAGTCTGCGGTTTGAGAACGCAAAAACCTCGGTAAGTACAGCCTATGGTAATTATCAAAGTAATCAAGAGAATATGGCCCTTGCGCTAAAATTGCGGAAAGTCACCGAGTATCAATATCAGCGTGGGGTAGCTTCATTAACGGATTTTCTCAACGATGATACCGCCTACAAAGCCGCCCAAAGTAATTATATCAATAGCCTTTACAACCTGATTGTAAGTCAACTCGAGTTTCAAAAATCAAGGGGAAATCTTTTCGCCTTTTTAACTACGCTCCAGTAAACTTGTTGTCATCCCTTGTACCAAGCGTACTAGCATAATTCCGTTTGGTCAGACATCTTTCAAATGATGGATATTATGAAATCGAGCATGTCGTAAGTGACACAAAGAGTGATGTTTATTTACTGTGCGAGATTCCATATGACCTTTAAAGAACAATTATAAACATATGAAACCGAGCATGACTCCAAAGTCACACACTGCGATGATTATAATGCATGCGAGATTCCATGTGGCCAATATAAATCAATTATAAACACATGAAAAAACTAATTGTGCCCATCGGAATATCTGCCGCGGTAATACTGTCTATTATCCTGGCCCTTTCCGCCAACAAAAAGAAGATAGACCAAAAGAACCAGCCGGTAGACAGGTCAAACATCCCGGTTTCCGTAGGGGTTGCGAAGGTGGAAAAAGGTTCGCTCGATGCAATCGTACAATACCCGGCATTAGTGGAGCCTATGGAGGAAGCAGGTGTGTATTCCCACGCAAGCGGCATAATTTCACAATTAGATATTTTCTTAGGCAAACAGGTACATAAAGGTGAGATTATGGGAAAGCTGGATACAAGGATTCAACAAATCAATCTAAAATCGGCAGAAGCCAATCTAAATTCGACATCCATTTCCCGCGACAAAGCACTCAGAGACTATCAGCGAGCAAAAGACCTCTACGAACATAATGCCAGGTTGGAAATGGACATGCTATCGGCAAAAAGCAATTATGAAAGCAGCTTAGTCAATTTCGAAAACGCACAGGCCCAAATTGATCTAATCAAACAGCAAATTGCCAATTCAGCCATTGTTTCACCTGTGACAGGCACCGTTTCCAAACACAAAATCAAAGAAGGTGAGTTTGTTATTACAGGAACAGCTATTGCCAACATCAGTAACATCAGTAGAGTAAAGGCTACGGTTTATGTGAACCAGCAGACCAGCTACCAGCTTAAGGCTAACCAGGAAGCCACAATTACTACCCCGGTTTTTTCTGGAAAAACTTTTACCGGGCACATCGTTTTTAGTAGTCCTGTGGCAGATGATAACCATAATTATCAGGTTGACCTGCTGATCGAAAATTCAAGTGATATCGCTTTAAAGGGTGGGACCGATGTATTGGTATCCTTCATTACCCTATCAAGGTCG contains:
- a CDS encoding efflux RND transporter periplasmic adaptor subunit; protein product: MKKLIVPIGISAAVILSIILALSANKKKIDQKNQPVDRSNIPVSVGVAKVEKGSLDAIVQYPALVEPMEEAGVYSHASGIISQLDIFLGKQVHKGEIMGKLDTRIQQINLKSAEANLNSTSISRDKALRDYQRAKDLYEHNARLEMDMLSAKSNYESSLVNFENAQAQIDLIKQQIANSAIVSPVTGTVSKHKIKEGEFVITGTAIANISNISRVKATVYVNQQTSYQLKANQEATITTPVFSGKTFTGHIVFSSPVADDNHNYQVDLLIENSSDIALKGGTDVLVSFITLSRSDILRIPQSALVTGSSNPTVFVAENERAIERPVTTGHRQNDMVEIISGLREGETVITSGLINVKSGSPIAIITI
- a CDS encoding TolC family protein, whose translation is MKYKILFILLAGLISDSQAQDHFSLLQSIEYTLKHHPSQAVYTNNVGIAEAKSAQTVAGYLPQVSGSATFTDNLKLQTNVLPAGIFGPEPEEIQFGTKYNSNLGIDVSQTLYDPQKIVGIRGNEPYIAVSRVQQEHNNEDLAYNTAKAYFQVLIYEEQIAIQTANKIKYEEMVKTLQYQFEKGTVLEKDVDRVRVNLNAANYQLEDAKTRRRLAVNTLKNAMGLPLDADLAIIDSINYGQFAEHNVDEVFELEALTEVKIGEKLIELQQVNLLAKQASYLPSISFFSKIAAQSLANDFSDAFSSWKGFSYVGLSVSVPIFSGFRRQSQVKEERLKLENEKYNFQIREQSYSLRFENAKTSVSTAYGNYQSNQENMALALKLRKVTEYQYQRGVASLTDFLNDDTAYKAAQSNYINSLYNLIVSQLEFQKSRGNLFAFLTTLQ